A stretch of the Vibrio sp. HB236076 genome encodes the following:
- a CDS encoding PTS fructose-like transporter subunit IIB yields the protein MNIAIVTACPSGMTNSFIAAKLLEKAAQELNWTCQVECQSSLTGGSVLSAASIEQAQLVVIASDQDIDTTRFIGKPVSKLSIEEVIENPTTSLQQAKERAKVLTQDQAYQAPQAPSAGVLTSKNVVAITACPTGVAHTFMAAEALEEEGKKRGYKIKVETRGSVGAKNQLTAEEIAQADLVIIAADIEVPLERFDGKKLYRTKTGPALKKTAAEMDNAWEQASVYHHSGAKETSSSESKGVYQHLMTGVSHMLPVVVAGGLIIALSFVFGIEAFKEEGTLAAALMTIGGGSAFALMIPVLAGFIAFSIADRPGLAPGLIGGMLASTINAGFLGGIAAGFIAGYSAKALAQWIKLPVSMESLKPILIIPFVASLFTGLVMIYIVGSPVASIMAAMTEFLNSMGSTNAVLLGIILGAMMCFDLGGPVNKAAYTFGVGLLASQQYLPMAAIMAAGMVPALGMGLATFMAKKKFDKSEQEAGKASFVLGLCFISEGAIPFAAKDPMRVIPACMLGGATTGALSMLIGAKLMAPHGGLFVLFIPGAISPAIMYLATIALGSVITAVTYSLLKVRGSASEADLASA from the coding sequence ATGAATATAGCCATTGTGACAGCCTGTCCGAGCGGGATGACAAATAGCTTTATTGCGGCCAAATTACTTGAAAAAGCCGCCCAAGAATTGAACTGGACTTGCCAAGTAGAATGCCAATCTAGCCTTACCGGTGGATCGGTGTTGTCTGCTGCAAGCATCGAGCAAGCGCAACTGGTTGTGATAGCCAGTGATCAAGACATTGATACCACGCGCTTTATCGGCAAACCGGTCAGCAAACTCAGCATTGAAGAGGTGATAGAAAACCCAACAACTTCGTTGCAACAAGCCAAAGAGCGCGCCAAAGTACTGACTCAAGACCAAGCTTATCAAGCGCCACAAGCACCATCAGCTGGCGTATTGACGAGCAAAAATGTCGTCGCTATTACCGCGTGCCCAACCGGGGTAGCACACACTTTTATGGCCGCAGAAGCCCTTGAAGAAGAGGGTAAAAAGCGCGGATACAAGATCAAAGTAGAAACCCGTGGCTCGGTCGGTGCGAAAAACCAATTGACCGCCGAGGAGATCGCACAAGCAGATTTGGTCATTATTGCCGCAGACATCGAAGTACCTTTAGAGCGTTTCGATGGCAAAAAACTCTATCGCACCAAAACCGGACCGGCGCTGAAAAAAACCGCGGCTGAGATGGACAACGCGTGGGAGCAAGCGAGTGTTTATCACCACAGCGGTGCGAAAGAAACCAGCTCGAGTGAGTCCAAAGGCGTTTACCAGCACCTCATGACTGGGGTATCTCATATGTTGCCGGTTGTGGTTGCCGGGGGCTTGATCATTGCACTCTCGTTTGTCTTTGGTATCGAAGCGTTTAAAGAAGAAGGCACTCTTGCCGCCGCGCTGATGACCATAGGTGGAGGCTCGGCATTTGCTCTTATGATCCCCGTTTTAGCCGGCTTTATTGCCTTTTCTATCGCCGATCGTCCAGGCCTGGCTCCTGGCCTGATTGGGGGTATGCTGGCCAGCACCATTAACGCTGGGTTCTTAGGCGGTATTGCGGCCGGTTTCATCGCCGGTTATAGCGCGAAGGCTCTTGCACAATGGATAAAACTGCCGGTCTCGATGGAGTCACTCAAGCCCATTTTGATCATTCCTTTTGTCGCCAGTTTGTTTACCGGCCTAGTGATGATTTATATCGTGGGCAGCCCGGTAGCATCGATCATGGCCGCGATGACAGAGTTCCTGAACAGCATGGGCTCAACCAATGCCGTATTACTTGGTATTATCCTCGGCGCAATGATGTGCTTTGATTTAGGTGGCCCAGTCAACAAAGCCGCTTACACCTTTGGCGTGGGACTGCTCGCTTCTCAACAATACCTGCCGATGGCGGCCATCATGGCAGCGGGTATGGTACCGGCATTGGGAATGGGCTTAGCCACCTTTATGGCAAAGAAAAAATTTGACAAGTCAGAGCAAGAAGCGGGTAAAGCCTCTTTTGTACTGGGGCTGTGCTTTATCTCTGAGGGGGCGATACCCTTTGCCGCGAAAGATCCAATGCGCGTGATCCCTGCGTGTATGCTTGGCGGCGCGACCACCGGTGCCCTTTCTATGTTAATTGGCGCAAAATTGATGGCTCCCCACGGCGGATTGTTTGTTCTGTTTATTCCTGGCGCTATCAGCCCAGCCATCATGTACTTGGCGACCATCGCCCTTGGCAGTGTGATCACCGCAGTGACCTACAGCCTGTTAAAAGTGCGTGGCAGCGCCAGCGAAGCAGACTTGGCCTCTGCCTAG
- a CDS encoding sugar-binding transcriptional regulator produces MSESTFDQQTDLLTAIAVAYYQQGATQEEISKKYHLSRAKVGRLLKQAREEGIVEITVKYHPVFSAQIEQRLIERFGIKRALIALDQPNDELQRQQVAGLVSNYLSSQLKTGMVVSVGQGRNVSAVAHHTGVIDPRDCKFVCSIGGIHPRGGMFNADHICRQLAKKYGGSSETLYAPAYAQTREQKFAFMQNVTVKQTLDLARKADVALVGIGDMSENSYMVDLGWFTAEEVVSSRVEHGVVGDFAGYDFFDIHGQIRDTVMNDRVIGLGIEDFRSVSETIAIAAENNKPLALLGGLRTGAIDVLATSVSNALTVLNLDQQMGQLTLPQGQGVDSVKPLD; encoded by the coding sequence ATGTCTGAGTCGACTTTTGATCAGCAAACCGATTTACTCACTGCGATAGCCGTTGCTTATTATCAGCAAGGGGCCACTCAAGAAGAGATTTCTAAAAAATACCACCTTTCACGAGCCAAAGTAGGGCGTTTATTAAAGCAAGCTCGCGAGGAAGGGATTGTCGAAATCACGGTCAAGTATCACCCGGTTTTCAGTGCCCAAATTGAGCAGCGTTTGATTGAGCGTTTTGGGATTAAACGCGCACTCATTGCCTTAGATCAACCCAATGATGAACTGCAAAGGCAGCAAGTGGCGGGCTTAGTGTCTAATTATTTATCAAGTCAACTCAAAACCGGTATGGTGGTCTCGGTTGGCCAAGGACGAAATGTGTCGGCTGTGGCACATCACACCGGTGTGATTGACCCACGAGATTGCAAATTTGTCTGTAGTATTGGCGGTATTCACCCCCGTGGTGGGATGTTTAACGCCGATCACATTTGTCGTCAGTTAGCCAAAAAATACGGCGGCAGCTCAGAGACACTTTACGCTCCAGCGTACGCGCAAACTCGTGAGCAAAAGTTCGCCTTTATGCAAAATGTCACGGTCAAACAAACCTTAGATTTGGCGCGCAAAGCCGATGTCGCCTTGGTGGGCATCGGGGATATGAGTGAGAATAGTTATATGGTTGACCTTGGCTGGTTTACCGCGGAAGAAGTCGTGTCATCGCGTGTCGAGCACGGGGTCGTCGGCGATTTTGCCGGCTATGATTTTTTTGATATTCACGGTCAAATTCGCGATACCGTGATGAACGATCGTGTGATTGGTTTGGGGATCGAAGATTTTCGCTCGGTATCAGAAACGATTGCGATTGCAGCCGAGAACAACAAGCCGTTGGCTTTGTTAGGCGGTTTGCGCACTGGGGCGATCGATGTACTAGCCACCAGTGTCAGCAATGCGCTGACGGTTCTTAACCTCGACCAACAAATGGGGCAGTTGACCTTACCCCAAGGGCAAGGGGTAGACTCTGTAAAACCACTCGATTGA
- a CDS encoding DUF3299 domain-containing protein yields the protein MLLVSGLVSANLVLAKEKQDVITLQWQDLIPFEERNTIPPQREIINHDGEAPAQLLFGGVRDDLNNKLITIPGFVIPLEGDNEKITEFLLVPFFGACIHVPPPPPNQIIYVKFEHGAPIQQLWDVVNVTGVMKTQTTQSELAQTGYLLEGVSVAPFQE from the coding sequence ATGTTGCTTGTGAGTGGGCTAGTGAGTGCAAATCTCGTGCTGGCCAAAGAAAAACAGGATGTTATAACATTACAATGGCAAGACTTAATCCCTTTTGAAGAAAGAAATACAATTCCGCCACAGCGAGAAATTATTAATCACGATGGAGAGGCGCCAGCACAATTATTATTTGGTGGAGTGAGAGATGACCTTAATAATAAATTAATTACTATACCGGGTTTTGTAATTCCACTTGAAGGTGATAATGAAAAAATAACGGAGTTTTTATTGGTGCCGTTTTTTGGTGCTTGTATTCACGTCCCGCCACCGCCGCCAAATCAAATCATCTATGTTAAATTCGAGCACGGTGCGCCTATCCAACAATTATGGGATGTGGTCAATGTGACCGGAGTCATGAAAACCCAGACCACCCAATCAGAGTTAGCGCAAACTGGCTACCTGTTAGAAGGGGTGTCTGTTGCTCCTTTTCAAGAGTAA